A single region of the Brachypodium distachyon strain Bd21 chromosome 3, Brachypodium_distachyon_v3.0, whole genome shotgun sequence genome encodes:
- the LOC100823690 gene encoding serine carboxypeptidase-like 18, with protein MGRLQLLLSFLLVTAANCRGSRAARNSITHVKGFDGALPFYLETGYVEVDSTHGAELFYYFIQSERSPSTDPLILWITGGPGCSALSGLLFEIGPLKFDVAGYTGEGFPRLLYFEDSWTKVSNVIFLDAPVGTGFSYAREEQGLNVSLTGTGGQLRVFLEKWLDQHPEFKSNPLYIGGDSYSGYTVPVTALDIADHPESGLNLKGYLVGNAATEDRYDTGGKVPFMHGMGLISDEMYAAAQGSCAGDFVTTPRNTQCANALQAINLATFAVNPVHILEPMCGFALRSPADTVFPRRTAARLLVQENDMLGLPVECRDNGYRLSYTWADDPEVRETLGIKEGTIGAWSRCTTLSHFRHDLASTVPHHRELTTRGYRALVYNGDHDMDMTFVGTQQWIRALGYGVVAPWRPWYANRQVAGFATEYEHNLTFATVKGGGHTAPEYRPKECLAMLDRWTSPAGRL; from the coding sequence ATGggcaggctgcagctgctgctctccttcctcctggTTACCGCCGCAaactgccgcggcagccgggCGGCGAGGAACAGCATAACGCACGTGAAGGGCTTCGACGGCGCGCTCCCCTTCTACCTGGAGACAGGGTACGTGGAAGTGGACTCCACCCACGGCGCGGAGCTCTTCTACTACTTCATCCAGTCAGAGCGCAGCCCGAGCACGGACCCGCTGATCCTCTGGATCACGGGCGGGCCGGGCTGCTCCGCGCTGTCGGGCCTGCTCTTCGAGATCGGCCCGCTCAAGTTCGACGTCGCCGGCTACACGGGGGAAGGCTTCCCGCGGCTCCTCTACTTTGAGGACTCATGGACCAAAGTgagcaacgtcatcttcctcgacGCCCCCGTGGGCACGGGCTTCTCCTACGCCCGCGAGGAGCAAGGCCTCAACGTCAGCCTGACTGGCACGGGCGGCCAGCTCCGTGTGTTCCTTGAGAAATGGCTGGACCAGCACCCGGAGTTCAAGTCCAACCCGCTGTACATCGGCGGGGACTCCTACTCCGGGTACACGGTGCCCGTCACGGCTCTCGACATCGCCGACCACCCGGAGAGCGGGCTGAATCTTAAAGGGTACCTGGTCGGCAACGCGGCCACGGAGGACAGGTATGACACGGGCGGCAAGGTGCCGTTCATGCACGGGATGGGGCTGATCTCCGACGAGATGtacgcggcggcgcagggcaGCTGCGCCGGGGACTTCGTCACCACGCCACGGAACACGCAGTGCGCCAACGCGCTGCAGGCCATCAACCTGGCCACTTTCGCCGTCAACCCCGTCCACATCCTCGAGCCCATGTgcggcttcgcgctccggtcCCCCGCCGACACGGTCTTCccgaggaggacggcggcgaggcttCTGGTCCAGGAGAACGACATGTTGGGGTTGCCGGTGGAGTGCCGGGACAACGGGTACAGGTTGTCTTATACCTGGGCGGACGACCCGGAGGTGAGGGAGACGCTGGGGATCAAGGAAGGGACGATCGGGGCGTGGAGCCGGTGCACGACGCTGAGCCACTTCCGGCACGACCTGGCGAGCACGGTGCCGCACCACAGGGAGCTTACAACGCGCGGGTACAGGGCGCTGGTGTACAACGGCGACCACGACATGGACATGACGTTCGTGGGCACGCAGCAGTGGATCCGGGCGCTCGGGTACGGCGTGGTGGCGCCATGGCGGCCCTGGTACGCCAACCGGCAGGTGGCCGGGTTCGCCACGGAGTACGAACACAACCTCACCTTCGCCACCGTCAAGGGAGGCGGCCACACCGCGCCCGAGTACAGGCCCAAGGAGTGCCTCGCCATGCTCGACAGATGGACCTCGCCTGCCGGCAGGCTCTGA
- the LOC100823184 gene encoding serine carboxypeptidase-like 2, translating to MTTRSSRRRRDSSSSTTILFLLLLVLPSASSSSSSFDQQQQSKKIISHLPGFDGPLPFQLQTGYVEVDESNGVRLFYYFIRSERKPEEDPVMLWLTGGPGCSAFSGLVYEIGPLTFDRHSSIDGTPKLLYKPDSWTRVSNVIFLDSPVGTGFSYSKTEQGYKSSDTKAVNQIVVFLKKWFDEHPEFLSNPLYIAGDSYCGMIVPAITLELAKGKEDGNISALNLKGYLVGNPVTDGNFDSPAKIPFAHGMGLISDEMYKAYKDSCSAQQNSQQSFQCTNSLDVIDKCVEDICTNHILEPLCTFASPHPNGDSGARQVIQLHDYAAEARLQLSDISTECRTAEYIMSRTWANNDAVRDALGIHKGTVPSWLRCNYDILYTNDIRSSVEHHLDVTTRGYRSLVYSGDHDMVIPFIGTQAWIRSLNFSVVDEWRPWYVDTQVAGYTRSYSNNLTFATVKGGGHTAPEYMPKQCLAMFARWVSGDPL from the exons ATGACCACGAGGAGTAGTAGGAGGAGAagagacagcagcagcagcactacCATACtattccttctcctcctcgttctaccctctgcttcttcttcctcctccagcttcgatcagcagcagcagagcaagAAGATCATCAGCCATCTCCCTGGCTTCGATGGCCCCCTTCCATTCCAACTCCAAACAGG GTACGTGGAGGTGGACGAGAGCAATGGCGTCCGGCTCTTCTACTACTTCATCCGGTcggagaggaagccggaggaggaccccgTCATGCTCTGGCTAACTGGTGGGCCTGGATGCTCCGCCTTCTCCGGCCTCGTTTATGAGATCG GCCCTCTCACCTTCGACCGTCACTCCAGCATCGATGGCACACCTAAATTGCTCTACAAACCAGACTCCTGGACAAGG GTGAGCAATGTCATCTTCCTGGATTCCCCGGTAGGAACTGGTTTCTCTTATTCCAAAACAGAGCAAGGATACAAATCAAGCGACACCAAAGCTGTCAACCAAATAGTCGTCTTCCTCAAAAAG TGGTTTGATGAACACCCAGAGTTCCTGTCAAATCCTCTTTACATTGCTGGTGATTCATACTGTGGCATGATTGTGCCAGCCATCACCCTTGAATTAGCTAAAG GAAAAGAAGACGGCAATATATCAGCTCTTAATCTAAAG GGCTACCTTGTGGGCAATCCAGTCACAGATGGAAACTTTGATAGTCCAGCTAAAATTCCATTTGCTCATGGGATGGGTCTCATATCTGACGAAATGTACAAG GCGTACAAGGACAGCTGCAGTGCGCAGCAAAACAGCCAGCAAAGCTTCCAGTGCACAAATAGTCTTGATGTCATTGACAAG TGTGTGGAGGACATATGCACAAACCATATTCTGGAGCCCCTCTGCACTTTCGCGAGCCCACATCCAAACGGTGATTCAGGCGCACGGCAGGTAATCCAGCTTCACGACTACGCTGCCGAGGCCAGGCTACAGTTGTCAGACATTTCTACAGAGTGCAGA ACAGCAGAATATATAATGTCCAGAACATGGGCAAACAATGACGCAGTCAGAGATGCTCTGGGTATCCACAAG GGTACCGTTCCTTCATGGTTAAGATGCAATTACGACATACTGTACACCAACGATATCCGGAGTTCAGTGGAACACCACCTGGATGTGACAACCAGAGGCTACCGGAGTCTGGTTTACAGCGGTGACCATGACATGGTTATACCATTCATCGGCACGCAGGCGTGGATCAGGTCTCTGAATTTCTCTGTCGTGGATGAGTGGAGACCATGGTATGTCGATACACAGGTTGCAGG ATATACAAGGTCATACTCGAATAACCTCACATTCGCAACCGTGAAG GGCGGCGGACATACTGCTCCAGAGTACATGCCAAAGCAATGCCTTGCTATGTTTGCAAGGTGGGTTTCTGGGGACCCCCTTTGA